The following are encoded in a window of Armatimonas rosea genomic DNA:
- a CDS encoding Ig-like domain-containing alpha-2-macroglobulin family protein — translation MTRKTTRWAAISAAVLASAAGASYLRGTGAVRAAEAGEEIEGLRFRLSAGKLGDGTSPAERNPIAPVQKLSDTDADKILARVKAIETQPDDEKTFALREASLPAPRAGQTLTTEFPPKPTQAAAPIVESGALTLRRFQPEGEVPLADRISLTFSQPMVAVTGQEDAAARVPVTLTPAVPGKWRWLGTQTLIFDAGSGKRLPMATEFAVHIPAGTKSVTGGVLQSAQSFTFKTPATRLLGYGPGNGSTGQRRDPLIWLSFDQKIAPDAVLKTVKVLASGKPVRVQRASQAELEKAVGKSETPERWLALKPVELLPSDTQITVEVGPGTPSAEGPRVTEAAQSFSFRTYGPLKLVEQQPERGRSVPPSNGWSLRFSNALDSDAFDPAWVSISPAAPGVKVNASGNFINLYGSPKARTTYKVTVSPKLKDIYGQTLESAEPAVFTVGPAEQQLSGPQQALLIPDPAAAPRVVFSSVNLPSVKVKLYRVSPTDWDAWRTWQSNWEERRKGATPPGKLIKELDLALKGTEDTLHENELMLPMSGSTVVWWEATGWKKRNQYDEPPRGATWVQGTKLGLTAFGDSDDLYALVTDLATGKPLSGAEVGLMGGGQSAKTDKDGLVRLPLSDKLGTILTAKRGNDTAFLPARFWRWDESSWRKQGRGVQNLSFIFDDRGLYKPGESVHLKGWLRQLPGTKLATVIVPTGSDLSWQLRDSRGNEIAKGQTKLNAWGGFDVAFSLPKTMNLGQASVSFSGPGGGAGHSFSVQEFRRPEFEVTAKNESTGPHIVADPKGAELSTKAAYYAGGPLPGAQVTWTATASPTSYTPPGRSEFTFGKWVPWWSYGGFDEVTPFRRGGFSGRPGRQANLSQTFAGQTDPTGVHRLHLDFDGVKPARPYTISAQAAVQDVNRQTWAASTSVLVHPSARYVGLKSKRTFVEKGKPLSIEAIVCDIDGKAEAGQEIQLRASRSEWEWVKGRYQSVEKEVKEWTVRSGQKEVTAEFLPKEGGQWKVAATVRDSKERPNESELTLWVAGGKPSPRRDLSQEQVTLIPSAKEYTPGQTAELLVQAPFYPAEGVLTLRRDGVLKTERFTVSGPTHTLKIPIQASYLPNLFAHVELVGAAARTDDEGKPLQKLAKRPAFASGELNLAVSTASKKLTVLAHPKVAALAPGGETEVAVSVKDASGKPVAGGEVAIAVVDESVQALAGWSMGDIVAAFHPSHGSGVNDWHLRSYVKLEDPLRVSSSESDKKDKDTGRANRFGGLTGGGGFGGGGRGMMADAAAAPAESGMALFAAKPMPKMAKMKGAVDNKPGAPEAPEPAIAVRSNFDPLAHFTPSVVTDSDGTARVTVKLPDNLTRYRIVAVAVADADRGGSGESSLTARLPLMARPSAPRFLNIGDKFELPVVLQNQTDSPMTVDVAVRATNATLTDGRGRRVQIPANDRVEVRFPTESAKPGTARFQFAAVAPSAPTSGGTIADSAEVSLPVWTPATTEAFATYGTIDSGAIVQPVRAPSDALPQFGELEVTTSSTALQELTDAYIYLAHYPYGCAEQISSRVLTTAALKDVLSAFKAAGMPKQDEMDAAMARDLARLGELQNSDGGYGFWSRTERPWPYLGVHVAHALVRAKQKGFAVPDETYKRSMAYLKAIESKFDETYPYPCRRMIIAYALYVRHLAGDSDKVRAKSLLGETSLDALGPETIGWLLNVLAGDPSLGNVRRWLDNKATETAGAAHYTFSYRDSAYLVLHSDRRADGVILDALIADQPQSELIPKLVRGLLDGRKRGAWGNTQENAFILLALDRYFRKFEGVTPDFVARLWLGEKFAGEGTFKGRTTDRIATKIPMATLTEKPGMQPLTIGKDGPGRLYYRIGLRYAPKSLALPAADYGFSVSRTYEAVDNPADVRRDPDGTWVVKAGAKVRVKLSMVATTRRYHVALTDPLPAGFEALNPELRGTEAPPAPMNGGAIVGRGWRYWSWWNWYEHQNLRDERAEAFCSYLWEGAYEYSYICRATTPGSFIAPPAKAEEMYAPETFGRSASDRVRVE, via the coding sequence ATGACAAGAAAAACGACGCGCTGGGCCGCCATCAGCGCCGCCGTGCTCGCCAGTGCCGCCGGGGCCAGCTACCTTCGTGGCACCGGTGCCGTCAGGGCAGCCGAGGCGGGCGAGGAGATAGAGGGGCTACGGTTCCGGCTGTCGGCGGGCAAGCTCGGCGATGGGACGAGCCCCGCAGAGCGCAACCCCATCGCCCCTGTCCAGAAGCTCTCCGATACCGACGCCGACAAGATCCTGGCACGGGTCAAGGCGATCGAGACCCAGCCCGACGATGAAAAAACCTTTGCGCTTCGAGAGGCATCGCTGCCCGCACCGCGCGCCGGGCAGACCCTCACCACCGAGTTTCCGCCCAAGCCCACCCAGGCCGCCGCGCCAATCGTGGAGTCGGGGGCACTGACCCTGCGCCGCTTCCAGCCCGAGGGCGAGGTCCCGCTCGCCGACCGCATCAGCCTGACCTTCTCCCAGCCCATGGTCGCGGTCACGGGCCAGGAAGACGCCGCGGCGCGTGTCCCTGTCACCCTCACACCGGCGGTGCCGGGCAAGTGGCGCTGGCTAGGCACCCAGACCCTGATCTTTGATGCCGGCTCCGGCAAGCGCCTCCCCATGGCGACCGAGTTTGCGGTCCATATCCCCGCGGGCACGAAGTCCGTCACCGGCGGCGTCCTACAGAGCGCCCAGAGCTTTACCTTCAAGACCCCCGCGACCCGTCTCTTGGGCTACGGCCCCGGCAACGGCAGCACCGGCCAGCGCCGCGATCCCCTGATCTGGCTGAGCTTCGACCAAAAGATCGCCCCCGATGCCGTCCTCAAGACCGTCAAGGTGCTCGCCAGCGGCAAGCCCGTCCGTGTGCAGCGTGCCAGCCAAGCCGAGCTGGAGAAAGCCGTCGGTAAGAGCGAGACACCCGAGCGCTGGCTGGCACTCAAGCCGGTCGAGCTGCTTCCGAGTGATACACAGATCACCGTCGAGGTCGGTCCTGGAACCCCCAGCGCCGAGGGCCCCCGGGTCACCGAGGCGGCGCAGAGCTTCTCGTTCCGCACCTACGGCCCCCTCAAGCTGGTCGAGCAACAGCCCGAGCGCGGACGCAGTGTCCCGCCCAGCAACGGCTGGAGCCTGCGTTTTAGTAACGCGCTCGACTCCGACGCCTTCGACCCGGCCTGGGTGAGTATCTCCCCAGCGGCTCCCGGGGTCAAAGTCAATGCAAGCGGCAACTTTATCAACCTCTATGGCAGCCCGAAGGCCCGTACAACCTATAAAGTGACTGTCTCGCCCAAGCTCAAGGATATCTACGGGCAGACCCTAGAGAGCGCGGAGCCTGCGGTCTTCACCGTGGGGCCCGCAGAGCAGCAGCTCTCCGGGCCACAGCAGGCCCTGCTCATCCCCGATCCCGCCGCAGCGCCGCGCGTGGTCTTTAGCAGTGTCAACCTTCCCAGTGTCAAGGTAAAGCTCTACCGTGTCAGCCCCACCGACTGGGACGCTTGGCGCACCTGGCAGAGCAACTGGGAGGAGCGTCGCAAGGGCGCAACCCCACCCGGCAAGCTTATCAAAGAGCTGGACCTGGCGCTCAAGGGCACCGAGGACACGCTCCATGAGAACGAGCTGATGCTCCCCATGAGCGGCAGTACCGTGGTCTGGTGGGAGGCAACCGGCTGGAAAAAACGCAACCAGTACGACGAGCCCCCGCGCGGCGCAACCTGGGTCCAAGGCACAAAGCTCGGGCTCACAGCCTTTGGAGACAGCGACGACCTCTACGCTCTGGTGACCGACCTGGCGACCGGCAAGCCTCTCTCCGGTGCCGAGGTCGGCCTGATGGGCGGCGGGCAGAGCGCCAAGACCGACAAAGACGGCCTCGTGAGGCTTCCTCTCAGCGACAAGCTGGGGACGATCCTCACGGCCAAGCGGGGCAACGACACGGCGTTTCTACCCGCACGGTTCTGGCGCTGGGACGAGAGCAGCTGGCGCAAGCAAGGCCGTGGGGTGCAGAACCTCTCGTTTATCTTCGATGACCGTGGGCTCTACAAACCCGGCGAGAGTGTCCACCTCAAGGGCTGGCTCCGGCAGCTCCCCGGCACCAAGCTCGCCACGGTGATTGTCCCCACGGGCTCGGACCTAAGCTGGCAGCTTCGCGATAGCCGGGGCAATGAGATCGCTAAAGGCCAGACCAAGCTCAATGCCTGGGGCGGCTTCGATGTGGCATTCTCTCTCCCCAAGACCATGAACCTCGGGCAGGCAAGCGTGAGCTTCAGCGGCCCCGGTGGGGGCGCGGGCCATAGCTTCAGTGTCCAGGAGTTCCGCCGTCCCGAGTTTGAGGTAACGGCAAAGAACGAGAGTACCGGGCCGCACATTGTCGCCGATCCCAAGGGTGCCGAGCTCTCGACTAAGGCGGCCTACTACGCCGGCGGCCCCCTCCCCGGCGCACAAGTGACCTGGACCGCCACCGCCAGCCCGACCAGCTACACCCCGCCGGGACGCAGCGAGTTCACGTTTGGCAAGTGGGTGCCCTGGTGGAGCTACGGCGGCTTCGACGAAGTCACCCCGTTCCGTCGCGGCGGCTTCTCGGGCCGACCGGGGCGCCAGGCCAACCTCAGCCAGACCTTCGCCGGGCAGACCGACCCCACGGGTGTGCATCGCCTGCACCTGGACTTTGATGGCGTCAAGCCCGCACGTCCCTACACGATCAGCGCCCAGGCCGCGGTTCAGGATGTCAACCGCCAGACCTGGGCCGCGAGTACATCGGTGCTCGTGCATCCGTCGGCGCGCTATGTCGGCCTCAAGAGCAAGCGCACGTTTGTCGAGAAGGGCAAGCCGCTGAGTATCGAGGCGATTGTCTGCGATATCGACGGCAAGGCCGAGGCGGGTCAAGAGATTCAGCTCCGGGCCAGCCGCTCCGAGTGGGAGTGGGTCAAGGGCCGCTACCAGTCGGTGGAGAAAGAGGTCAAGGAGTGGACCGTGCGCTCTGGGCAGAAAGAAGTGACTGCGGAGTTTCTCCCCAAAGAGGGCGGGCAGTGGAAAGTCGCCGCCACGGTGCGCGACAGCAAAGAGCGCCCCAACGAGAGCGAGCTGACTCTCTGGGTGGCGGGGGGCAAGCCCAGCCCACGCCGTGATCTCTCGCAGGAGCAAGTCACGCTGATTCCCAGCGCCAAGGAGTACACGCCCGGCCAGACCGCCGAGCTACTGGTGCAGGCACCGTTCTACCCCGCAGAGGGGGTCCTCACCCTGCGCCGTGACGGGGTCCTCAAGACCGAGCGCTTCACGGTCAGCGGCCCCACCCACACCCTCAAGATTCCGATCCAGGCGAGCTACCTTCCCAATCTCTTTGCCCATGTCGAGCTGGTGGGAGCCGCAGCCCGCACCGACGATGAGGGCAAGCCGTTACAAAAACTCGCCAAGCGTCCGGCGTTCGCCAGCGGCGAGCTGAACTTGGCGGTCTCGACTGCCAGTAAGAAGCTCACCGTGCTCGCCCACCCCAAAGTGGCCGCACTGGCTCCCGGCGGCGAGACCGAGGTTGCCGTGAGCGTCAAAGACGCCAGCGGCAAGCCCGTAGCCGGCGGCGAGGTCGCTATCGCCGTGGTCGATGAGTCGGTGCAGGCACTGGCGGGCTGGAGCATGGGCGATATTGTCGCCGCGTTCCACCCCAGCCACGGCTCTGGTGTCAACGACTGGCACCTGCGCAGCTATGTCAAGCTAGAAGATCCCCTCCGCGTGTCTAGTAGCGAGTCCGACAAGAAAGATAAAGATACGGGACGTGCAAATCGCTTCGGGGGGCTAACCGGTGGCGGTGGCTTTGGAGGCGGAGGGCGGGGCATGATGGCCGATGCAGCGGCAGCCCCTGCGGAGTCCGGCATGGCACTTTTCGCAGCCAAGCCCATGCCGAAGATGGCGAAGATGAAGGGGGCAGTGGACAACAAGCCGGGCGCTCCCGAAGCCCCCGAGCCCGCCATCGCGGTGCGCTCCAACTTCGACCCGCTGGCGCACTTTACCCCCAGTGTCGTCACAGACTCCGATGGCACGGCCCGTGTCACGGTCAAGCTCCCAGACAACCTGACACGCTACCGGATTGTCGCAGTCGCCGTCGCAGACGCCGACCGTGGCGGGAGCGGGGAGTCGTCGCTGACGGCGCGCCTGCCCCTCATGGCCCGCCCCAGTGCGCCGCGCTTCCTCAATATCGGAGATAAGTTCGAGCTTCCGGTCGTGCTCCAGAACCAGACCGACTCCCCCATGACAGTCGATGTCGCGGTGCGCGCCACCAACGCCACCCTCACCGATGGCCGTGGGCGACGCGTCCAGATTCCCGCCAACGACCGGGTCGAGGTGCGCTTCCCCACCGAGTCCGCCAAGCCCGGCACCGCACGATTCCAGTTCGCAGCCGTGGCCCCCTCCGCCCCCACAAGCGGGGGAACTATTGCGGATTCGGCAGAGGTCTCGCTCCCGGTCTGGACTCCGGCGACCACGGAGGCGTTTGCGACCTACGGGACGATTGATAGCGGCGCGATTGTTCAGCCCGTGCGTGCCCCCAGCGATGCCCTACCACAGTTTGGCGAGCTGGAGGTGACGACGTCCTCGACCGCGCTCCAAGAGCTCACCGATGCCTACATCTACCTGGCGCACTACCCCTACGGCTGCGCCGAGCAGATCAGCTCCCGGGTGCTCACCACCGCCGCCCTCAAAGATGTCCTCTCGGCCTTCAAGGCGGCGGGGATGCCCAAACAAGACGAGATGGACGCCGCAATGGCCCGCGATCTGGCGCGGCTGGGAGAACTGCAAAACAGCGACGGGGGCTACGGGTTCTGGTCGCGCACCGAGCGCCCCTGGCCGTATCTGGGGGTGCATGTCGCCCATGCCCTGGTGCGCGCCAAGCAGAAGGGGTTTGCGGTCCCCGACGAGACCTACAAGCGCTCGATGGCCTACCTGAAAGCTATTGAGAGCAAGTTCGACGAGACCTATCCCTACCCGTGCCGCCGGATGATTATCGCCTACGCTCTCTATGTCCGGCACCTAGCGGGCGATAGCGATAAGGTCCGCGCCAAGAGCCTCCTGGGGGAGACCTCGCTGGATGCACTTGGCCCAGAGACCATCGGCTGGCTCCTGAATGTCCTGGCCGGGGACCCATCGCTGGGCAATGTCCGGCGCTGGCTCGACAACAAGGCCACCGAGACCGCGGGCGCGGCGCACTACACGTTCTCGTACAGAGACAGTGCCTATCTCGTGCTCCACTCGGACCGCCGCGCCGATGGTGTCATCCTCGATGCCTTGATCGCCGACCAGCCCCAGAGCGAGCTGATTCCCAAGCTGGTGCGCGGTCTACTCGATGGTCGCAAGCGCGGCGCGTGGGGCAATACGCAGGAGAATGCGTTTATCTTGCTGGCGCTCGACCGCTACTTCCGCAAGTTCGAGGGAGTCACTCCGGACTTTGTCGCCCGGCTCTGGCTCGGTGAGAAATTCGCGGGGGAGGGCACCTTCAAGGGACGCACCACGGACCGGATCGCGACCAAGATCCCGATGGCGACTCTCACCGAGAAGCCGGGGATGCAGCCGCTCACCATCGGCAAGGACGGCCCTGGGCGGCTCTACTACCGCATCGGGCTGCGCTACGCGCCCAAGTCGCTGGCACTTCCCGCCGCCGACTACGGGTTCTCGGTCAGCCGCACCTACGAGGCAGTCGACAACCCCGCCGACGTGCGCCGCGACCCCGACGGCACCTGGGTGGTGAAGGCGGGGGCAAAGGTTCGGGTGAAGCTCAGCATGGTCGCCACCACGCGCCGCTACCATGTCGCCCTCACCGACCCGCTGCCCGCCGGCTTCGAGGCACTCAACCCCGAGCTCCGCGGAACCGAAGCCCCCCCCGCCCCCATGAATGGGGGAGCCATTGTTGGAAGGGGCTGGCGCTACTGGTCCTGGTGGAACTGGTACGAGCACCAGAACCTGCGCGACGAGCGGGCGGAGGCGTTCTGCTCCTACCTCTGGGAGGGGGCCTACGAGTACAGCTATATCTGCCGTGCCACAACCCCGGGAAGCTTTATCGCGCCCCCCGCCAAGGCCGAGGAGATGTACGCCCCCGAGACCTTCGGCCGTAGCGCCTCGGACCGGGTGCGCGTCGAGTAG
- a CDS encoding rhamnogalacturonan lyase, translating into MKLFLSIGLLCLGLASSATEPPAALRQREALDRGLVAVRDSTGSAFVSWRLLATDSPTTGFTLWRDGKKLTPKPLTGATCFVDPKAPRGARYTVQAGTGAQSKPVTLSETPYLSIPLRTPPGYTPNDCSVGDLDGDGSLELVVHMTGRSKDNSQAGPTDPPILQAYKLDGTFLWEINLGKNIREGAHYTQFLVYDFDGDGKAELACRTADGTVDGTGRVLGNVSKSWANDKGYILDGPERLTVFEGKTGMVLASTDYAPERGKVADWGDSYGNRVDRFLACVAYLDGKRPSLVFCRGYYTRTVLAAWDWRDGKLSQRWVFDSDKQADPKKWRGQGNHNVSVGDVDGDGKDEIIYGAMAIDDNGTGLYSTGLGHGDALHLSDIDPSRPGLEVFDIHEHNNHQSGAEFRDARTGALLFGKPCPDVGRGVAFDIDPRHPGYEMWASGEGLSGVWNVKGEQISKAKPRSCNFGVWWDGDFLRELLDGNKITKWDWTTETEKPLLTADDCTSNNGTKSNPALCADILGDWREEVVLRTTDNKSLRIYTTTIPTGHRLTTLLHDPQYRLSVAWQNVGYNQPTQPGFYLGEK; encoded by the coding sequence ATGAAGCTATTTTTATCTATCGGACTTTTGTGCTTGGGACTGGCCAGTAGCGCCACGGAGCCGCCCGCCGCACTGCGGCAGCGGGAGGCGCTGGACCGAGGGCTGGTGGCGGTGCGCGATAGCACGGGCAGTGCTTTTGTGAGCTGGCGGCTCCTGGCAACCGATTCTCCGACCACCGGCTTTACGCTCTGGCGCGATGGTAAGAAACTCACACCCAAGCCCCTGACTGGTGCCACTTGCTTTGTCGACCCCAAGGCCCCCCGTGGCGCACGCTACACGGTCCAGGCCGGCACGGGGGCACAGAGCAAGCCCGTGACTCTCTCCGAGACTCCCTACCTCAGCATTCCCCTCCGCACCCCGCCGGGCTACACCCCCAACGACTGCTCGGTTGGGGATCTGGATGGGGATGGGAGCCTGGAGCTGGTGGTCCACATGACGGGGCGCTCGAAAGATAACTCCCAGGCCGGCCCCACCGATCCGCCAATTCTCCAGGCCTACAAGCTGGATGGGACTTTTCTGTGGGAGATCAACCTCGGGAAGAATATCCGCGAGGGAGCTCACTACACCCAGTTCCTGGTCTACGACTTCGACGGCGATGGCAAGGCGGAGCTGGCCTGCCGGACGGCGGATGGGACGGTCGATGGTACGGGGAGAGTACTTGGGAATGTGAGCAAGAGCTGGGCCAACGACAAGGGCTATATCCTCGATGGCCCGGAGCGTCTGACGGTCTTCGAGGGGAAGACGGGCATGGTGCTCGCCTCGACCGACTATGCCCCTGAGCGCGGCAAGGTTGCGGACTGGGGCGATAGCTACGGCAACCGGGTGGATCGCTTCCTGGCCTGTGTGGCCTACCTCGATGGCAAGCGCCCCAGCCTGGTCTTCTGCCGGGGCTACTACACCCGCACCGTGCTGGCCGCCTGGGACTGGCGCGATGGCAAGCTCTCACAGCGCTGGGTCTTCGACTCGGACAAGCAGGCCGACCCCAAGAAATGGCGTGGCCAGGGCAACCACAATGTCTCGGTGGGGGATGTGGACGGCGACGGCAAAGACGAGATTATCTACGGCGCGATGGCAATCGACGACAACGGGACGGGGCTCTACTCCACGGGTCTGGGCCACGGCGATGCGCTCCACCTCTCGGATATCGACCCCAGCCGCCCCGGGCTAGAGGTCTTTGATATCCACGAGCACAACAACCACCAGTCTGGCGCGGAGTTTCGCGATGCCCGCACCGGCGCACTGCTCTTTGGCAAGCCCTGCCCCGATGTCGGCCGTGGTGTCGCCTTCGATATCGACCCGCGCCACCCCGGCTATGAAATGTGGGCGTCGGGCGAGGGCCTCAGCGGTGTCTGGAATGTCAAGGGGGAGCAGATCTCCAAGGCGAAGCCGCGCTCCTGCAACTTCGGGGTCTGGTGGGACGGCGACTTCCTGCGCGAGCTGCTCGATGGCAATAAGATCACCAAGTGGGACTGGACCACCGAGACCGAGAAGCCCCTGCTCACCGCCGATGACTGCACCAGCAACAATGGCACCAAGTCCAACCCCGCCCTCTGCGCTGATATCCTAGGCGACTGGCGCGAAGAAGTGGTCCTGCGCACGACCGACAACAAGTCCCTGCGCATCTACACGACCACGATTCCCACCGGCCATCGCCTCACCACACTCCTCCACGACCCGCAGTACCGGCTGAGCGTTGCCTGGCAGAATGTTGGCTACAACCAGCCCACCCAGCCCGGCTTCTATCTGGGAGAGAAGTAG
- a CDS encoding tetratricopeptide repeat protein, giving the protein MQNSPSRLAFDQAAEARRQARFTESQKITTDGIAAAQKRGDRAEEALLLVALGVAIDRQTDGNQAEPYFDKALTLARMAPAPLAEAHALYFLGSLRNEMGQNAEAIPLLKESLALARKLMDRSLEIMALGRQGEAYQDQGEPERARSYFQEALALAQKSDPTDLCFVLLHLHDFHRENEEFSQAEQVLAQLSQTLVRKPSVLGDIYYSLSQAQLSLKKKQLAQALIQLNRTRKKAQAAGATRIESLVLLLLANLYDDLKQGESALASATEALSLARKTGSRWDEINATVMQAMALSHSDRDKEAADTARQSVVLADKHGYPRMQLRGLTTLAMCEYASDQAESALATAKRAEALLEKYPDDDLSSYLAIVFAGIYSQKGQHDLAESTLRKSIDRIKLAKEKTTPLMTLIGLQVQAKNYDRALATSVELVTLAQKIGDKKSEGYGLMLRASTLSSQDKDQEAVVVMEQAVGLYHEAGLIDEEASALAQLAVYHYNVDQYNQMEECSKKSAALFVKQGKPKVAGTTLTSLVAYLIKDEKFDAAQRLLEEALPLLRESKAVREQAVALHYLAQIQGNDEQYDKAFDTLEKALALYQEAKDRSNEAVVLRSIAAILSYQNQEDRAQEYLERAKAIEATLKK; this is encoded by the coding sequence ATGCAAAACTCCCCCTCTCGTCTCGCCTTTGACCAAGCCGCAGAAGCGCGTCGTCAAGCCCGCTTTACGGAGAGTCAGAAGATCACCACCGACGGCATCGCTGCCGCGCAGAAGCGTGGAGACCGTGCGGAGGAGGCCCTCCTCCTTGTCGCTCTGGGTGTCGCCATAGACCGGCAGACCGATGGTAACCAGGCAGAGCCCTACTTTGACAAAGCCCTCACTCTCGCCCGAATGGCACCTGCGCCCCTGGCCGAGGCACACGCTCTCTACTTTCTGGGATCGCTGCGCAATGAGATGGGACAAAACGCCGAGGCCATCCCCCTGCTCAAGGAGTCTCTGGCACTTGCACGAAAGCTCATGGATCGCTCTTTGGAGATCATGGCTCTAGGCAGACAAGGAGAGGCTTACCAGGATCAGGGGGAGCCGGAGCGAGCGAGGAGCTACTTTCAAGAAGCCCTAGCCCTAGCCCAGAAGAGCGATCCAACCGACCTTTGCTTTGTCCTGCTCCATCTCCACGACTTCCACCGAGAAAACGAAGAGTTCTCGCAGGCAGAGCAGGTACTGGCACAGCTCTCGCAGACCTTGGTGCGAAAACCATCTGTCCTCGGGGATATCTACTACTCGCTGTCCCAAGCTCAGCTCTCGCTCAAGAAAAAACAGCTTGCCCAGGCCCTGATCCAGCTCAATCGTACTCGGAAGAAAGCACAAGCCGCAGGAGCCACACGGATTGAGTCGCTCGTGCTCCTCCTCCTGGCAAATCTCTACGACGATCTGAAGCAGGGGGAGAGTGCCCTTGCGAGCGCAACCGAGGCACTGAGCCTCGCCCGGAAGACGGGCTCGCGGTGGGACGAGATCAATGCAACGGTTATGCAGGCAATGGCTCTGTCACACAGCGATCGGGATAAAGAGGCGGCCGATACCGCGCGCCAGTCGGTTGTCCTCGCGGATAAGCATGGGTATCCCCGGATGCAGCTACGGGGGCTCACAACCCTTGCCATGTGTGAGTACGCCTCCGACCAGGCCGAGAGTGCGCTCGCGACAGCCAAGCGTGCGGAGGCTCTGCTCGAGAAGTACCCCGACGACGACTTATCTTCCTACCTGGCTATAGTCTTTGCGGGTATCTATAGCCAGAAAGGCCAACATGACCTGGCGGAGAGCACGCTTCGGAAGTCGATAGATCGTATCAAGCTGGCGAAAGAGAAAACGACTCCTCTCATGACCCTCATCGGCCTTCAGGTGCAGGCGAAAAACTATGATCGCGCCCTCGCCACTTCGGTGGAGCTCGTGACGCTTGCACAGAAGATCGGGGATAAAAAATCGGAGGGGTATGGCCTGATGCTCCGCGCCTCAACCCTTAGCTCACAGGATAAAGATCAGGAAGCGGTCGTGGTGATGGAGCAAGCCGTTGGCCTCTACCATGAGGCGGGACTCATCGATGAGGAGGCCAGTGCGCTCGCCCAGCTTGCGGTCTACCACTACAATGTCGACCAGTACAACCAGATGGAAGAGTGTAGCAAGAAGAGTGCGGCTCTCTTCGTGAAGCAAGGCAAGCCCAAGGTAGCGGGCACTACGTTGACGAGCCTTGTGGCTTATCTCATCAAGGATGAAAAATTCGATGCCGCACAGCGCCTCCTTGAGGAAGCCCTGCCTCTTCTGCGCGAGAGCAAGGCGGTTCGTGAGCAGGCAGTGGCACTCCACTACCTGGCACAGATCCAAGGGAATGACGAGCAGTACGATAAAGCCTTCGACACGCTTGAAAAAGCGCTTGCTCTTTATCAAGAGGCGAAGGACAGATCCAATGAAGCGGTCGTCCTGCGTAGTATCGCAGCCATTCTGAGCTACCAAAACCAAGAAGACCGGGCGCAAGAGTATCTCGAGCGTGCCAAGGCAATCGAGGCGACTCTAAAAAAGTGA